A genomic region of Alligator mississippiensis isolate rAllMis1 chromosome 4, rAllMis1, whole genome shotgun sequence contains the following coding sequences:
- the RNF148 gene encoding RING finger protein 148, giving the protein MKLVRTDAWRRETKSSLSLCLGVFLVLSLPGSQATVFWVAHLNISFQVGNKTVWELSDNGVFGRNSPLKKVSGVVVPPEGPNQNACSPFTSFNKPVSAETWIALIMRGHCTFTNKIKVAAGKGAVGVIIYNYPGTGNGMFPMISLGAEDIVAVMIGSLKGLDILRLIQNGVRVMVEIEVGKHYGSWFNHYLGSLVICTVVTVAYFTFCCAGRLRAARTRIQRCQQLRDVKKAIGNLELRILKESDKEADSDGESCVVCLEAYKSKDVVRVLQCSHFFHEKCIDPWLLQHRTCPVCKCNILQTKVMEAPVKNEAEPFSAVLPNEAPNNTSLNEEDNHNEYVLVRGTERPSVDE; this is encoded by the coding sequence ATGAAGTTGGTTAGGACTGATGCATGGAGAAGAGAGACCAAATCTTCCTTGAGTCTGtgtcttggtgtctttctggtgCTTAGCCTGCCTGGTTCTCAAGCCACTGTCTTTTGGGTTGCCCAcctaaatatttcatttcaagtaGGGAATAAGACAGTTTGGGAACTATCAGACAATGGAGTATTTGGAAGAAATTCGCCACTGAAGAAGGTATCTGGAGTAGTGGTGCCACCAGAGGGACCAAACCAAAATGCCTGCAGCCCCTTCACAAGCTTCAATAAGCCTGTCAGTGCAGAGACCTGGATAGCCCTCATTATGAGAGGCCATTGCACCTtcacaaacaaaataaaagtggcagcagggaagggagcagttGGTGTGATCATCTACAACTATCCAGGGACAGGTAATGGAATGTTTCCTATGATTTCTCTGGGTGCAGAAGATATTGTTGCAGTTATGATTGGCAGCTTGAAAGGCCTGGACATCTTACGCCTGATTCAGAATGGCGTCAGAGTAATGGTAGAAATAGAAGTAGGGAAACACTATGGCTCCTGGTTCAATCATTATTTGGGATCCCTTGTCATCTGTACAGTGGTCACAGTTGCCTATTTTACCTTTTGCTGTGCTGGACGACTGAGAGCAGCAAGAACTCGGATACAGAGATGTCAACAATTGAGAGATGTCAAGAAAGCTATTGGTAATCTTGAGCTTCGCATATTAAAAGAGAGCGATAAGGAAGCTGATTCAGACGGAGAGAGCTGTGTTGTGTGTTTAGAAGCATACAAGTCCAAAGATGTTGTGCGCGTTTTGCAGTGCAGCCATTTTTTCCATGAGAAGTGCATTGATCCCTGGCTCCTACAGCACAGGACATGCCCAGTCTGCAAATGCAATATTCTCCAAACTAAAGTAATGGAGGCGCCTGTTAAAAATGAAGCAGAGCCTTTTTCAGCTGTATTACCAAATGAAGCTCCCAACAATACTTCGCTTAATGAAGAGGATAACCATAATGAATATGTGCTAGTACGAGGTACAGAGAGACCATCTGTAGATGAATAA